Proteins found in one Methanospirillum hungatei JF-1 genomic segment:
- a CDS encoding MFS transporter produces MPFYLEIVKALPTGTSGALLLALPIGNILTGQISGKISDVIGTKKPIIIGFIVCVFALFLLSTLSVESHAYQVAMYLFILGAGAGVAYGPLNSAIMGESPEKDRGITSGLLKMMTNFGSSLGVALTLLVAGLVMGPKMAMVAAHTIKPAEIMPAFQSAFFFCMVLQIWDWFLSSW; encoded by the coding sequence ATGCCCTTTTATCTGGAGATTGTGAAGGCACTCCCAACTGGAACCTCCGGAGCTCTTCTTCTGGCCCTGCCGATTGGGAACATACTCACGGGTCAGATTTCAGGAAAGATATCTGATGTTATCGGTACGAAAAAGCCAATTATCATTGGGTTTATCGTCTGTGTATTCGCTCTCTTCCTCCTATCCACGCTGTCGGTTGAGAGTCATGCCTATCAGGTGGCCATGTACCTCTTCATCCTGGGTGCGGGAGCGGGAGTTGCCTATGGACCACTCAATAGTGCAATTATGGGAGAATCACCGGAGAAGGATCGGGGGATTACCTCAGGCCTTCTGAAGATGATGACAAATTTTGGATCCTCCCTTGGTGTAGCCCTGACATTGCTTGTTGCCGGGTTAGTCATGGGACCAAAGATGGCCATGGTAGCAGCCCATACGATAAAACCTGCAGAGATAATGCCGGCATTTCAGTCAGCATTCTTCTTCTGTATGGTTCTGCAGATATGGGACTGGTTCTTATCATCCTGGTGA
- a CDS encoding type IV pilin N-terminal domain-containing protein, with translation MSRIPEYPFDPAVSEVIGEILMVALVVALASIVSAFMMGLIGSVPDTAFTAFKADPIYNNTTKIIDAVSVLCMAGEGISGRSGESAGPGAGNELKDMSIHISPPDGSSHTVSLCEAIGSAPFRVGPGTQIFIVKRGGTYFFVNNPGQTGCGDGGGGNQELKPHGLWTITIADTLKSNTVVYKGEVWL, from the coding sequence ATGAGCAGAATACCAGAATACCCGTTTGATCCTGCAGTGTCAGAAGTGATCGGAGAAATACTGATGGTTGCGTTGGTGGTTGCACTGGCATCCATCGTCTCAGCCTTTATGATGGGCCTTATCGGATCGGTCCCTGATACCGCATTTACTGCATTTAAAGCCGATCCTATCTACAATAATACCACAAAGATAATTGATGCGGTCAGTGTACTGTGCATGGCAGGTGAGGGAATCAGTGGACGATCCGGGGAGAGTGCCGGTCCGGGAGCAGGAAATGAACTCAAAGACATGAGTATTCATATCTCCCCTCCGGATGGATCCAGTCATACCGTCTCCTTGTGTGAGGCTATAGGATCAGCTCCGTTCAGAGTAGGACCGGGGACCCAGATATTTATCGTAAAAAGAGGGGGAACATACTTTTTTGTGAATAATCCAGGCCAGACCGGGTGTGGTGACGGTGGCGGGGGCAACCAAGAGCTGAAACCACACGGACTGTGGACGATAACTATCGCTGATACCCTGAAATCCAATACGGTTGTGTATAAAGGAGAGGTATGGTTATAA
- a CDS encoding protease inhibitor I42 family protein, whose translation MGDNNPHIGIMDESVDYIHANILSNTGSDSSYSAEIPSPSQKSGKRIDSGARFYYIIGPVRLHHPSDSSEENPPTLNSVIYLGDYVFTGDYGEAIIKTPGQFFFTVLPNSHILIGDESDANTGNKSVIEPEVISKSDTGSEVEKPSASVTQTGTETEGPVRIYLGEMDEISLSENPTTGFQWEVTVTKGLEIVSDSYRSESKEGMVGRGGMHIWTIRAVREGSQTFHAVYRRSWEPKTGNEKTYAKEYEVISDKNSQTGIQETVFPQPISTLHPQIEPSSQDQITYSEQNAIIPMDTECEWNGIWDTSFQRMTLTQKGNVVEGNYEHDNGKISGIVEDNRLIGKWSEESDGIIDESGDLEFTMSDDCTSFTGKWKHESEESWSGQWNGKRIMG comes from the coding sequence ATGGGAGACAATAATCCTCATATTGGTATCATGGACGAATCGGTAGATTATATTCATGCAAATATTCTCTCTAATACTGGTTCAGATTCATCTTATTCTGCAGAGATTCCTTCTCCTTCACAAAAATCTGGAAAACGTATAGATTCCGGAGCAAGATTTTATTATATAATTGGTCCTGTCAGGTTGCATCATCCATCTGATAGTAGCGAGGAGAATCCTCCAACATTAAATTCAGTCATCTATTTAGGAGACTATGTGTTCACGGGGGATTATGGAGAAGCAATCATAAAGACACCCGGGCAATTCTTTTTCACGGTCCTGCCCAATTCACATATTTTGATTGGAGATGAATCAGATGCAAATACTGGCAATAAATCAGTCATAGAACCCGAAGTTATCAGTAAATCAGATACTGGTTCAGAGGTAGAGAAGCCTTCTGCTTCGGTTACCCAGACCGGGACTGAGACTGAAGGCCCTGTCAGGATTTACCTTGGAGAAATGGATGAAATTTCTCTCTCCGAAAATCCCACGACAGGATTCCAGTGGGAGGTAACCGTAACGAAAGGACTTGAAATTGTCAGTGATTCTTATCGGTCGGAATCGAAGGAAGGAATGGTTGGAAGAGGTGGTATGCATATCTGGACTATCAGAGCAGTGAGAGAAGGGAGTCAGACCTTCCATGCTGTATATCGCAGATCATGGGAGCCTAAAACCGGTAATGAGAAAACCTATGCAAAAGAATATGAGGTGATCTCCGATAAAAATAGTCAGACCGGAATACAAGAGACCGTTTTTCCACAACCGATTTCGACTTTACATCCGCAAATTGAGCCTTCCTCACAGGACCAGATTACCTACTCTGAACAAAATGCCATTATCCCTATGGATACCGAATGTGAGTGGAATGGAATCTGGGATACGAGTTTTCAGAGGATGACTCTTACCCAGAAAGGAAATGTAGTTGAGGGAAATTATGAGCATGATAATGGTAAAATATCTGGAATAGTTGAAGACAATCGATTAATTGGTAAATGGTCTGAAGAATCAGATGGAATAATTGATGAGTCTGGTGATTTGGAATTTACCATGAGTGATGATTGTACCTCATTTACCGGAAAATGGAAGCATGAATCAGAGGAGAGTTGGTCTGGACAGTGGAATGGTAAGAGGATAATGGGATAA
- a CDS encoding chemotaxis protein CheC → MEISEEVIDGIRELITIGVGHSAGMINELTKAHVTLTVPEVRIFDINHQTALSALDVTDPDESSQVILSFSGEYTGSLSLIIPYKSAIHLVILLTGEEGSPDEMDALRVETLIEVGNVVISSVMSSFSILLSSPLTFLYPVYRIGKWVENSLIINSHPKLGILARTKFQIQDREIEGFLFFSITSESFDSMQQTILEIMEKGL, encoded by the coding sequence ATGGAAATATCTGAAGAAGTAATAGACGGGATTCGAGAATTAATCACAATAGGGGTCGGTCATTCAGCCGGAATGATAAACGAACTGACCAAAGCTCATGTTACCCTGACCGTCCCTGAAGTCAGGATATTTGATATAAACCACCAGACGGCCCTATCTGCCCTGGATGTCACCGATCCTGATGAATCATCCCAGGTAATTCTCTCATTCTCCGGAGAATATACCGGTTCATTAAGCCTCATCATCCCCTATAAAAGTGCAATACATCTCGTTATTCTCCTGACTGGGGAAGAGGGCTCTCCTGATGAGATGGATGCACTCAGGGTTGAAACTCTCATTGAAGTCGGGAATGTTGTTATCAGTTCGGTTATGAGCTCATTCTCTATCCTTCTCTCATCTCCTCTCACCTTTCTCTACCCGGTGTACCGGATTGGAAAATGGGTGGAAAATTCTCTTATTATCAATTCTCACCCCAAACTGGGAATCCTGGCCCGAACGAAATTTCAGATCCAGGATCGTGAGATCGAGGGCTTTTTATTCTTTTCAATTACATCAGAATCATTTGACTCTATGCAGCAAACCATTCTGGAGATCATGGAGAAGGGGCTATGA
- a CDS encoding sensor histidine kinase, whose translation MTSDYASIISQSLNTLPVGICIIREDHTITFWNRTIETWTGISQIQAEGRVLEDVVPVFREHHEKSRLKVVFKGGGPVILSSRFHPRIFPLRDNSQNEGKYQRIIISPFILQDEGTQAIITVEDVTAITEQVFMYRQIKDQLAFELEEKKITQRALEMALSKLNNLASITRHDLLNSLTVFEGYLGIILNQEPGGKIQTYLEKMRESTLSMKRHITFARDYQEMGNAVPAWYHVESLVKNSGIGPNFRDIIIETNTGNLEILADPLIVKAVYNLLENAVRHGEHTTHITVSHVKGPDSVTIILEDNGVGVPSDKKGRIFNKGFGSNTGLGLFLTREILGITGMQIIETGTPGKGARFEIRVPAGHFRYPGEE comes from the coding sequence ATGACATCTGATTATGCATCCATCATCTCTCAAAGCCTCAATACCCTCCCGGTTGGTATCTGCATCATCCGGGAGGATCACACCATCACCTTCTGGAACCGGACTATAGAAACGTGGACCGGTATCAGCCAAATCCAGGCTGAAGGGAGGGTTCTTGAGGATGTTGTTCCGGTGTTCAGAGAGCATCATGAAAAGTCACGGCTGAAAGTTGTATTTAAAGGAGGCGGACCGGTCATCCTCTCATCACGGTTCCATCCGCGGATTTTTCCACTCAGGGATAACTCCCAGAATGAGGGAAAATATCAGCGAATAATAATATCTCCCTTTATTCTTCAGGATGAAGGAACACAGGCGATCATCACGGTTGAAGATGTAACGGCCATTACCGAACAGGTCTTCATGTACCGGCAGATAAAAGACCAGTTGGCCTTTGAACTTGAAGAGAAGAAAATAACACAACGTGCTCTTGAGATGGCCCTCTCGAAACTGAATAACCTCGCTTCAATCACCCGGCATGACCTGTTAAATTCTCTGACGGTCTTTGAAGGATACTTAGGGATCATTCTGAATCAGGAACCTGGAGGAAAAATTCAGACGTACCTTGAAAAGATGAGAGAATCGACGTTATCCATGAAACGGCATATCACCTTTGCCCGTGATTACCAGGAGATGGGTAATGCTGTTCCGGCCTGGTACCACGTTGAATCTTTGGTGAAAAATTCAGGAATAGGACCGAACTTCCGGGATATTATAATAGAAACCAATACCGGAAACCTGGAAATTTTAGCAGACCCGCTCATTGTAAAAGCGGTGTACAATCTGCTGGAAAATGCGGTCCGTCATGGAGAACATACCACCCACATTACGGTGTCACATGTGAAGGGCCCTGATAGTGTCACCATCATTCTTGAGGATAATGGCGTTGGGGTTCCATCAGATAAAAAGGGACGAATTTTTAACAAAGGTTTTGGATCAAATACCGGTCTTGGGCTCTTTCTTACAAGAGAGATTCTGGGTATCACCGGGATGCAGATAATCGAGACCGGAACACCGGGGAAAGGAGCCAGGTTTGAGATCCGGGTTCCTGCCGGTCATTTCAGATATCCGGGAGAGGAATGA
- a CDS encoding response regulator transcription factor, protein MSSILIVDDSVFQRRVVGAPLRAGGFTVHEAVDGNDGLLKIKELHPDLILLDILMPEKDGLQVLKELHDTGNTIPVVMLTSDVQDSTREECLSLGAQAFLNKPVKAEELIPVITSLITKES, encoded by the coding sequence ATGAGCAGTATCTTAATCGTTGATGATTCAGTATTTCAACGCAGGGTCGTCGGAGCCCCCTTACGTGCCGGGGGATTTACGGTCCATGAAGCAGTAGACGGAAATGACGGCCTTCTCAAGATAAAAGAGTTACACCCTGATCTTATCCTCCTTGATATCCTGATGCCTGAAAAAGATGGGCTGCAGGTCTTAAAAGAACTTCATGATACCGGGAATACCATACCGGTCGTGATGCTCACCTCTGATGTGCAGGACTCGACCCGGGAGGAATGTCTCTCTCTTGGAGCTCAGGCATTCCTGAATAAACCTGTGAAAGCCGAAGAACTCATCCCGGTGATTACTTCCCTGATCACGAAAGAATCATGA
- a CDS encoding chemotaxis protein CheX gives MNHITQPVLDGMVELVNIGVGRSAGSLNTLTGHHVSLRVPEIKIIRVTELKKELPCPDLPFTVISQDYSGAFDGTAMLMFPQESAEGIFRLMIGEEKKNQTNDELWQMTLTEIANIIVNAVMGSITNILGKKIKFHIPEYHEDSLEHILTDSRFLGEETVAVVHTIFEVREIEISGKIVILLTTRSIETIAEFITEKMA, from the coding sequence ATGAACCATATCACACAGCCGGTTCTCGACGGGATGGTGGAACTGGTCAATATCGGAGTTGGACGATCTGCAGGGAGCCTGAATACTCTGACCGGCCATCATGTCAGTTTGCGGGTTCCGGAGATAAAAATCATTAGGGTTACTGAATTGAAGAAGGAACTTCCCTGTCCTGACCTTCCATTTACCGTCATTAGCCAGGATTATAGTGGTGCTTTTGATGGCACTGCAATGCTCATGTTTCCGCAGGAGAGTGCTGAAGGCATCTTCCGTCTCATGATCGGTGAAGAGAAAAAAAACCAGACGAATGATGAACTCTGGCAGATGACTTTGACTGAAATTGCGAATATCATTGTAAATGCCGTCATGGGATCAATAACCAATATTCTGGGGAAAAAGATAAAGTTCCATATCCCTGAATACCATGAGGATTCACTGGAGCACATCCTCACCGATTCCCGGTTTCTCGGCGAAGAGACGGTTGCAGTCGTGCATACGATCTTTGAAGTCAGGGAAATAGAGATATCCGGAAAGATTGTTATTCTCCTGACTACCCGATCGATCGAGACGATTGCAGAATTTATTACTGAAAAGATGGCATAA
- a CDS encoding ATP-binding response regulator, producing MNSATRILVVEDEFVTGLEIRARLEDLGYEVLDILDTGEEAVRKAGELRPDIMIMDITLRGEMTGIEAADTIRRDYNIPAIYLTAHSDEATVQKAVHSEPFGYLIKPLDERALHTTIRMALYKHAMDKALIEGEKRYRTIAELSEDLLFILNRDTSIAFLNSRALAFFHLPSENSPYPSLKEILPSDLYEKIAVQIQTVFEYGSSLHATHHFTYDGEDFWFDCSIVPIITADGVIQVIGQFHDVSALVRIEKEIEKKGLVQIEHNMEQFQILNDRIRNPLAIIMSLASLEDTKENIEIIEQVKRIDALVTQLDHGWVQSDAVRAFLLKHYGHGKPID from the coding sequence ATGAATTCAGCCACCCGTATACTTGTCGTTGAAGATGAGTTTGTAACCGGCCTTGAGATACGGGCACGCCTTGAAGACCTGGGATATGAGGTCCTTGATATTCTTGATACCGGAGAAGAGGCAGTCAGAAAGGCTGGAGAACTCCGCCCTGATATTATGATCATGGATATCACACTTCGGGGAGAGATGACCGGAATAGAGGCTGCTGATACCATCCGCAGAGATTATAATATACCGGCCATCTACCTTACGGCCCATTCTGATGAAGCAACGGTTCAGAAAGCGGTTCATTCAGAGCCGTTCGGGTATCTCATAAAACCACTCGATGAACGGGCATTACATACCACGATCCGGATGGCTCTCTATAAACATGCCATGGATAAGGCCCTGATTGAGGGCGAAAAACGGTATCGGACCATTGCTGAACTCTCTGAAGATCTGCTCTTCATCCTGAACCGGGATACATCCATTGCATTTCTCAATTCCCGTGCCCTGGCTTTCTTCCATCTCCCATCAGAAAATTCGCCATATCCTTCTCTGAAAGAGATTCTCCCATCCGATCTTTACGAAAAGATCGCGGTGCAGATCCAGACGGTCTTTGAATATGGCAGTTCTCTTCATGCAACCCATCATTTCACCTACGATGGAGAGGATTTCTGGTTTGATTGTTCTATCGTCCCTATTATAACCGCGGATGGGGTTATTCAGGTTATTGGTCAGTTTCATGATGTCTCTGCCCTGGTCAGGATTGAAAAGGAGATTGAAAAGAAAGGTCTGGTTCAGATTGAGCATAATATGGAACAGTTTCAGATCCTCAATGACCGGATTAGAAATCCTCTTGCAATCATTATGTCCCTTGCCTCACTGGAAGATACGAAAGAGAATATAGAAATAATTGAGCAGGTGAAACGTATTGATGCCCTTGTTACCCAGCTGGATCACGGATGGGTTCAGTCAGATGCAGTTCGGGCATTTCTCTTAAAGCATTATGGTCATGGGAAACCGATTGACTAA
- a CDS encoding sensor histidine kinase, with product MQPWQDPRSGFRDVTKQKEMEEQIATSLREKEILLKEIHHRVKNNMQVVSSLLFMQARSTQQPEVRDILLESQNRIRSIALVHEKLYQSEDFKRIDYKDYLEKIAHHIFESYQISPGTILLKVRSEDVFLSIEKAVPLSLIINELITNSIKHAFPKGLSGEIRIDFSLENSRYRLIYQDSGPGIPDKGAIEKPDTLGMQLIRGLAGQLNGTVRYETYQGFGYIIEFPA from the coding sequence ATGCAACCCTGGCAGGATCCCCGATCAGGTTTTCGTGATGTGACCAAACAGAAGGAGATGGAAGAACAGATAGCAACATCGCTTCGGGAGAAAGAGATCCTCTTAAAGGAGATTCATCATAGGGTTAAGAATAATATGCAGGTTGTCTCAAGTCTCCTCTTCATGCAGGCACGTTCCACACAGCAACCGGAAGTCAGGGATATTCTTCTGGAGTCGCAGAACCGGATCAGGTCAATTGCTCTTGTCCATGAGAAACTCTACCAGTCAGAAGATTTTAAGAGGATTGATTACAAGGATTACCTGGAGAAGATCGCTCACCATATCTTTGAATCATACCAGATATCCCCGGGGACTATTCTTCTTAAGGTCAGGTCAGAAGATGTATTCCTCTCGATTGAGAAAGCCGTTCCACTCAGCCTTATCATCAATGAGCTGATTACCAACTCAATTAAGCACGCCTTTCCAAAGGGGCTGTCTGGAGAAATTCGCATAGATTTCTCTTTGGAAAACTCCCGGTACCGGCTCATCTATCAGGACAGCGGACCTGGGATTCCTGACAAAGGGGCCATAGAGAAACCCGATACACTGGGGATGCAGTTAATCAGGGGTCTTGCCGGACAACTTAATGGAACGGTCAGATATGAGACGTACCAGGGGTTTGGCTATATCATCGAATTTCCTGCCTGA
- a CDS encoding PAS domain S-box protein, with protein MISSPSENKQHFLYLILGLSLVFGLIILIGYLAIESQHQETEKQITTELETVAQLKAKTITDWYHERYSDAEVAMVNQIPSQYLYNLEVSQKYDVSREDLIAWLDSLVASYDYRGIILLNRTGEMVISVPDTASVSGYSSDTTLKRALDSDTPLFTDIFKDPESGIVQMEFWVPVRLRPGERSLGVLVFQIDPGRYLFPLIQTWPTPTRSAESLIVRLVGDEVLFLNDLRHVPNASLSLSIPASKENVPAVMAAKGYKGIVRGDDYRGVPVVASITNISDTPWFIVAKIDQDEIYAHFTEFSRFVMGGIVLLLCIAGLGVLIFWKTRENEFISHQLQQQEHELFLAERIRLLMQQANDPILILDKDWYILEVNDAAVSMYGYSPDELKGKKWFDLRSEAAKKDIPEDLIRLSQTNSLILTTEHQKKDGTPFPVEDSIRIIDIQGTRYIQAIIRDLSERKAHETELLEKNTELYAMNEELSASYEELASQQEELRDQMEMVRQSERELTELNHRLTEAQRAGRVGIWEYYIKTGKVWATKEACRIYGLSPVADGLHDITEILDCIPDRERISTAIHDLIERNIPFDTTYRIHPADGSEDRYLSSIGELHYDEEGKPVKVFGVIQDITEKYLLMEDLRQNQEKLSALFNSRILGSVFSDIHGSIFEANDEFLRIIGYTREEFLRDGVKWTDITPPEYRARDAEAITEAHETGVCTPYEKQYIRRDGSRIWVLTGYVLIGEAREEAVAFVLDISKSKANEERIQSLNQELEERVIERTNQLQFINEELQAEVEERLSAEKKLFETLSVLSATIESTPDGILVVDNNRNISVYNKIFEEMWQIPDSVLRLRDERVILKEQASRVQNPDHFCSRIAEIYQNPELDSFDVIELADNRILERTSRPQRIEYTIVGRVFSFRDVTKQKEMEGAYATLAGSPIRFS; from the coding sequence ATGATATCTTCTCCTTCTGAAAATAAACAGCATTTCCTGTATTTGATCCTTGGATTATCACTCGTTTTCGGTCTCATTATTCTGATTGGATATCTGGCCATTGAAAGTCAGCATCAGGAGACAGAAAAACAGATAACCACTGAACTAGAAACCGTCGCACAATTAAAGGCAAAAACTATTACGGACTGGTATCATGAGCGGTACTCTGATGCTGAAGTTGCCATGGTGAATCAGATCCCCTCTCAGTATCTGTATAATCTGGAAGTCTCCCAAAAATATGATGTTTCCAGGGAAGATCTCATTGCCTGGTTGGACAGTCTGGTAGCCAGTTATGATTACCGGGGCATCATACTGCTGAACCGGACCGGTGAGATGGTGATATCTGTCCCTGACACTGCATCAGTATCCGGTTATAGCTCAGACACAACCCTGAAAAGAGCACTTGATTCTGATACTCCACTCTTCACTGACATCTTCAAAGACCCTGAATCAGGCATCGTTCAGATGGAGTTCTGGGTCCCGGTCCGTCTCCGTCCGGGTGAAAGATCCTTAGGAGTCCTGGTCTTTCAGATCGATCCAGGAAGATATCTCTTCCCGCTGATCCAGACCTGGCCCACCCCAACCAGAAGTGCAGAATCCCTTATCGTCCGTCTGGTCGGAGATGAAGTTCTGTTTTTAAATGACCTTCGTCATGTGCCGAACGCAAGTCTTTCTCTCTCTATTCCGGCCAGTAAGGAGAATGTACCTGCGGTTATGGCGGCAAAGGGATATAAGGGGATCGTGAGAGGAGATGACTATCGTGGTGTCCCGGTTGTTGCTTCGATCACCAATATATCTGATACTCCCTGGTTCATTGTAGCGAAAATTGACCAGGATGAGATATATGCTCACTTCACCGAGTTCAGCCGGTTTGTGATGGGGGGTATTGTACTCCTCCTATGTATCGCCGGTCTTGGTGTACTGATATTCTGGAAAACAAGGGAGAATGAGTTCATCAGTCACCAGTTACAGCAGCAGGAGCATGAATTGTTCCTTGCCGAACGGATTCGCCTGCTGATGCAACAGGCCAATGATCCAATCCTGATCCTTGATAAAGACTGGTATATCCTTGAAGTAAATGATGCTGCAGTATCCATGTACGGCTATTCTCCTGATGAATTGAAAGGGAAAAAGTGGTTTGATCTCCGGTCAGAAGCAGCAAAAAAGGATATTCCGGAAGATTTAATTCGCCTGTCCCAAACGAACAGTCTCATACTTACAACCGAACATCAGAAAAAGGACGGCACTCCCTTTCCGGTTGAGGATAGTATCAGGATTATTGATATTCAGGGGACACGGTATATCCAGGCGATAATCAGGGACTTAAGTGAACGAAAAGCGCATGAGACAGAGCTTCTTGAGAAAAATACTGAACTCTATGCGATGAATGAGGAGCTGAGCGCTTCATATGAAGAGCTGGCCTCACAACAGGAAGAACTTCGTGATCAGATGGAGATGGTCAGGCAGAGTGAGAGAGAACTGACTGAACTGAATCATCGTCTCACTGAAGCACAACGAGCGGGTCGTGTCGGTATCTGGGAGTATTATATCAAAACCGGGAAGGTCTGGGCAACAAAGGAGGCATGTCGTATCTATGGACTTTCCCCTGTTGCGGATGGTTTGCATGACATAACGGAAATTCTGGATTGTATTCCTGACCGGGAACGGATCTCTACTGCAATTCATGATTTAATTGAACGGAATATTCCTTTTGATACCACCTATCGTATCCATCCTGCTGATGGGTCCGAAGACCGGTACCTGTCCTCTATCGGAGAGCTCCATTATGATGAAGAAGGAAAACCCGTCAAAGTGTTTGGGGTCATTCAGGATATCACTGAAAAATACCTGCTCATGGAAGACCTCAGGCAGAACCAGGAAAAATTGTCTGCATTATTTAACTCCCGGATCCTTGGTTCAGTTTTTTCTGATATTCATGGCAGTATATTTGAGGCAAATGATGAGTTTCTCCGGATTATTGGGTATACACGGGAGGAGTTTTTGAGGGATGGGGTGAAATGGACCGATATCACTCCCCCGGAATACCGTGCCCGTGATGCTGAAGCGATAACCGAGGCACACGAGACCGGTGTTTGCACTCCATATGAAAAACAGTATATCAGAAGGGACGGTTCCCGGATTTGGGTGCTTACCGGATATGTGCTCATTGGTGAGGCGAGGGAAGAAGCAGTCGCATTTGTCCTTGATATCTCAAAATCAAAAGCGAATGAGGAGAGGATACAATCCCTGAACCAGGAGCTTGAAGAGCGGGTCATTGAGCGGACAAATCAGTTACAGTTTATCAATGAAGAACTCCAGGCAGAGGTAGAAGAACGACTCTCTGCAGAGAAGAAACTCTTTGAGACTCTCTCGGTTTTATCAGCCACCATCGAATCCACCCCCGATGGTATTTTAGTTGTGGATAATAACCGGAATATCTCAGTGTATAATAAAATATTTGAAGAAATGTGGCAGATTCCTGATTCCGTGCTGCGATTACGGGATGAGCGGGTAATCCTGAAGGAGCAGGCATCCAGGGTTCAGAATCCGGATCATTTCTGTTCCAGAATTGCTGAGATCTATCAAAATCCAGAACTTGACTCCTTTGATGTCATTGAATTGGCTGATAACCGGATTCTTGAGCGGACATCCAGGCCCCAGAGGATTGAGTACACCATTGTCGGCAGGGTCTTTAGTTTTCGTGATGTGACCAAACAGAAGGAGATGGAAGGGGCATATGCAACCCTGGCAGGATCCCCGATCAGGTTTTCGTGA